A window from Hemicordylus capensis ecotype Gifberg chromosome 2, rHemCap1.1.pri, whole genome shotgun sequence encodes these proteins:
- the EVPL gene encoding envoplakin isoform X5, translating to MPELEKQIAEHNILQKEIEAYGLQIKNLHSPDVADIKSRYKDLLKSSMWRGQSLNSLYTHLQGCTKELGYLAEQQNKILKQEWSDQMIDPQTVRREYEDFKSNELLNQEEYVNTLQDDGERMIQLNHPAVEPIQAHQEALKSEWQNFLNLCICQENHLKNIENYRKFYDDVDSVSQSLNKLTNDLDTKYSKFNKDSPGVVSDLIRQLENDEKTVKKAEKNIAELKRRSKEISPLKLRRVHTSQPITVDTICDWDLGDVQLERGEKYTLKDNSNQENWVVQNTSRETKAAPAACFSIPPPDLEAIDRVNRLEGELSTVKQKRATVQNTLRSSHKEPVKSSHQAPVRSDTISEADPQADQLLHKLDTIDDELGQVKKEIFTRMRSPLNYSDPTEDLTRRIRDQEGTTRRFQAIGAEKEAAQKECEAYLSKKPAGTSASQLPVTLNNIKNKYNDVKVLSRLYDDKAKAGLNLENQIENMDKIISTFEAKLSHDGTIPASPNALQNRANELQKLKRDLVKQEDNLLKLNRSLKDAEHSCSAVQNNFQEYCPDLPRQKKEVQLLNDRYHAVADQLDHREKTLRNTSLTYQQFQNSNENLMFWLNNLPRYQVKTTDGPSQINYKLQAQKRLADEIQSKESDKNSVISLSQNVQSVLNDYELQAGKYRSSLDPSLTASSAKRLRVTPLQESIQAQENNVTKLYTETAAENKEQLSRLEFAKKVMDKKEVNEAVQVTHEQVQQSENTAKSLRESEALKSQLEEERSRKTRAEQELEEQRSKLLMLKTQRPIERVEEKEVVKYYRNPSLETELSKISQQTEEEHRKRKALQTEIEMMSNKVLQIEKDKKVVKPQLLTKEVTKIEKDSSLDAQAARLKEEIRHLRDNSSSSSELEQLRKELHLLEQMQPNIREKVVVKEVVKLEKDPEMLKAVRTLQMQIDDDSFKRKSVVNTIVKLKIKIEELEKLIKTAEPKVIVKEVKQVEQDPELLKEASKLQTLTDEERNKNLALASELTELQSKYGVVEKQKPKVEIKERVSEIFRLDPETEEEIARLKRELQEASRKRTRIDQEVETALMELNVLKSQAPTVEFKEVIQEVVKMEKSPEILREIDRLKQQLNDLVNTNGRSQEQLIRLQGERDGWKRERSKVETKLVNKEVVRYENDPLLEKEAERLRQEVRNASQKRRAAEDAIYDLQNKYMLLERRKPEEKVVVQEVVLTQKDPKLRDEHSRLSKSMDDEVNNRRRLEREVQQLRAVVEEKEKLLNFQEDRNKRLALEKEMRQITLRIKEIEESPAPVQEKIIMEEVVKLERDPVLEQSSTNLRVDLDNEKAQVLNVQRECKNLQSQIDVLQKTKSQEKTIYKEVIRVEKDRVLENERARLWDLLSRERTARQNAEEDIRRLKEKIERAEGMKRTWSREEVDLQKTQNVTMQEKANLEDELRELERQKQQKIIFLREQTKLLSQRTENDRQKKMQLGQELSRLESDILTEKDQIYEKERHIRELQSRVNKEELNHETQMRETNLSTKISILDPETGRDVSPYEAYRRGMIDRNQYIQLQELECDWEEVTTLGPKGEVSVLLDKKSGKQYSIDDALRFRRITKEEYQLYKEGKIPISEFALLVAGEIKQTSSLSIGSIISRSPATSPMFQQKQSFFPPGPQMAFCDDTFPIAGVYDTTTDNKYNIKSALGKKLVDPLTAQKLLEAQAATGGIVDLLSRDRYSVHKAIDRGLVENTYMQRLLNAQKAFTGIEDPVTKRRLSVGEAVQKGWMTKDNAFPYLQVQHLTGGLIDPKKTGRIPVSEATQTGMLSSDLAMMLEDESSYEQDLVDPITKEKIHYKEAMARCRKDPLSGLLLLQASSDGYQSYQSANRSPTIPRFRH from the exons AGAGTGAGTGGCAGAATTTTCTCAACTTGTGCATCTGCCAGGAGAATCATCTGAAGAACATAGAGAACTATAGAAAG TTCTATGATGATGTCGATTCTGTGAGCCAGTCTTTAAACAAGTTGACCAATGACCTTGATACAAAATACAGCAAGTTCAACAAGGACAGCCCAGGAGTGGTGTCTGACTTAATCCGTCAGCTGGAG AATGATGAGAAGACTGTGAAAAAAGCTGAGAAGAACATTGCTGAGCTGAAAAGGAGGAGCAAGGAGATCAGTCCTTTGAAACTACGCAGAGTCCACACCTCCCAGCCAATTACTGTGGATACCATCTGTGACTGGGATTTGGGTGAT GTGCAGCTTGAGAGAGGTGAGAAGTACACTTTGAAAGACAACAGCAACCAGGAGAACTGGGTGGTGCAGAACACCAGCAGGGAGACTAAGGCAGCTCCTGCTGCTTGTTTCTCTATCCCACCTCCAGATCTAGAAGCCATAGACAGAGTTAACAG GTTGGAAGGTGAGCTGAGCACAGTGAAGCAGAAGAGAGCTACGGTCCAGAACACGCTGAGAAGCAGCCACAAGGAGCCAGTTAAATCCAGCCATCAAG CTCCAGTCAGAAGCGACACCATATCTGAGGCTGACCCCCAAGCTGACCAGTTGCTCCATAAGCTGGACACAATTGATGATGAGTTGGGCCAGGTCAAGAAGGAAATTTTTACCCGCATGAGGTCACCACTAAATTACAGTGACCCTACAGAGGACCTTACTCGTCGGATCAGAGACCAAGAG ggAACAACAAGGAGATTCCAAGCCATAGGAGCAGAGAAAGAAGCTGCTCAGAAGGAGTGTGAAGCCTATCTTTCCAAGAAGCCTGCTGGCACTTCTGCCTCTCAGCTCCCCGTGACTCTCAACAACATCAAGAACAAATACAATGATGTGAAGGTGCTCTCCAGGCTTTATGATGATAA AGCCAAGGCAGGCCTCAATCTAGAGAATCAGATCGAAAACATGGACAAGATCATCAGCACCTTTGAGGCCAAATTATCTCATGATGGTACTATCCCAGCCTCACCCAATGCACTGCAGAACCGTGCCAATGAACTTCAG AAACTGAAGCGAGATTTAGTTAAACAGGAGGACAACTTGCTGAAATTAAACCGTAGCCTCAAGGATGcagagcacagctgcagtgctgtGCAGAACAACTTCCAAGAGTACTGCCCAGATCTGCCTAGGCAGAAGAAGGAGGTCCAGCTCCTTAATGACCGATATCATGCTGTAGCTGATCAACTGGATCACCG GGAGAAGACACTCCGGAACACCAGCCTCACCTACCAACAGTTCCAGAATTCCAATGAGAACCTGATGTTCTGGCTCAACAATCTGCCCAGGTACCAAGTCAAGACCACAGATGGGCCAAGTCAGATCAACTATAAGCTCCAGGCCCAGAAG AGGCTGGCTGATGAAATCCAGAGCAAAGAATCTGACAAGAATTCCGTAATCAGCTTGTCCCAGAATGTGCAGTCTGTTCTCAAT gattATGAACTTCAGGCAGGAAAATATCGGTCTTCTCTGGACCCTTCTTTAACTGCTTCATCTGCCAAACGCCTCCGGGTTACCCCACTTCAGGAGAGCATCCAGGCTCAG GAAAATAATGTGACAAAGCTCTACACAGAGACAGCTGCTGAGAACAAAGAGCAGCTTAGCCGGCTGGAATTTGCCAAGAAAGTTATGGACAAG AAGGAAGTAAATGAGGCAGTGCAGGTGACACATGAACAGGTTCAGCAGTCTGAAAACACAGCCAAATCACTGAGAGAATCAGAAGCCCTGAAATCTCAGCTGGAAGAGGAAAGAAGCCGGAAGACGAGGGCTGAGCAAGAACTGGAAGAACAGAGAAGCAAACTTCTGATGTTAAAGACCCAGCGGCCTATTGaaagagtggaggagaaagaagtggTGAAGTACTACAGAAATCCATCCCTGGAGACTGAACTGTCTAAAATATCTCAACAAACtgaggaagaacataggaagagaaAGGCCTTGCAGACAGAAATTGAGATGATGAGCAATAAGGTCCTCCAAATTGAGAAAGATAAGAAAGTTGTGAAACCTCAGTTGCTTACTAAAGAGGTTACGAAGATAGAAAAAGACTCAAGCTTAGATGCCCAAGCAGCTAGACTGAAAGAAGAGATCAGGCATCTCCGGGATAATTCAAGTTCCTCCTCTGAACTTGAACAGCTGAGGAAAGAGCTGCATTTGCTGGAGCAGATGCAGCCAAATATCCGAGAGAAAGTGGTGGTCAAAGAGGTGGTCAAGCTAGAGAAGGACCCAGAGATGCTAAAAGCAGTCAGGACATTGCAGATGCAAATTGATGATGACAGTTTCAAGAGGAAATCTGTGGTGAATACAATAGTGAAACTGAAAATCAAAATTGAAGAGCTTGAAAAGCTGATTAAAACAGCTGAACCTAAAGTCATTGTGAAGGAAGTAAAGCAAGTGGAGCAAGACCCAGAGCTTCTAAAGGAGGCTTCCAAACTTCAGACTCTTACTGATGAGGAGAGGAACAAAAACTTGGCACTAGCAAGTGAACTGACAGAGCTGCAGAGTAAATATGGTGTTGTGGAGAAGCAAAAGCCTAAAGTGGAGATTAAAGAAAGAGTTAGTGAGATATTCCGGCTTGACCCAGAAACAGAAGAGGAGATTGCACGTTTGAAGAGAGAGCTCCAAGAAGCTTCAAGAAAAAGGACAAGAATTGACCAGGAAGTGGAAACAGCCTTGATGGAGCTCAATGTTCTCAAGTCTCAAGCACCCACTGTGGAGTTTAAAGAAGTCATCCAAGAGGTGGTGAAGATGGAAAAGAGCCCCGAGATTCTGAGAGAAATAGACCGGTTGAAACAACAGTTGAATGATCTTGTGAATACCAATGGCAGGTCCCAAGAACAGCTGATCAGGCTTCAGGGAGAACGGGATGGGTGGAAGAGGGAAAGATCTAAGGTCGAAACCAAGCTGGTTAACAAGGAAGTAGTCCGATATGAGAATGACCCTCTTTTAGAGAAAGAAGCTGAACGCCTCCGCCAAGAAGTACGCAATGCATCAcaaaagaggagagcagctgaAGATGCTATCTATGATCTGCAAAATAAGTACATGCTTCTGGAGAGGAGAAAGCCTGAGGAAAAAGTGGTGGTCCAAGAAGTAGTTCTTACCCAGAAAGATCCAAAGCTCAGAGATGAGCACAGCAGGCTGAGTAAGAGCATGGATGATGAAGTGAACAACCGTCGGCGCCTCGAACGTGAAGTCCAGCAGCTTCGGGCAGTAGtagaagagaaagagaagttGCTTAACTTCCAAGAAGACAGAAACAAAAGGCTTGCTTTGGAAAAGGAAATGCGGCAGATCACCTTGAGGATAAAGGAAATTGAGGAAAGCCCTGCCCCAGTtcaagagaaaataataatggagGAAGTGGTCAAGTTAGAGAGAGATCCAGTTCTTGAGCAGTCTAGCACCAACCTGCGGGTGGACCTGGATAATGAGAAGGCTCAAGTGCTGAATGTGCAGAGGGAGTGCAAGAACCTTCAATCCCAGATTGACGTTCTGCAAAAAACCAAGTCCCAGGAAAAGACAATCTACAAGGAGGTAATCAGAGTAGAAAAGGATAGAGTACTAGAAAATGAGCGAGCACGTCTCTGGGATCTGCTAAGCCGGGAGCGAACTGCACGGCAGAATGCAGAAGAAGATATTAGGCGTCTGAAGGAAAAGATTGAGAGAGCAGAAGGCATGAAGAGGACTTGGTCCAGAGAAGAGGTTGACCTCCAGAAAACTCAGAATGTGACAATGCAAGAAAAAGCCAATCTTGAGGATGAGTTAAGGGAACTGGAAAGGCAAAAACAACAGAAAATCATCTTCCTTAGGGAACAGACCAAGCTCCTGAGCCAAAGGACAGAGAATGACAGGCAAAAGAAAATGCAGCTTGGTCAAGAGCTTTCTCGCCTTGAATCAGACATACTTACAGAGAAAGACCAGATTTATGAAAAGGAAAGGCATATCCGGGAACTTCAATCCAGAGTCAACAAGGAAGAACTAAATCACGAAACTCAGATGAGAGAGACGAATCTCTCCACAAAGATCTCCATTCTGGATCCAGAGACTGGCAGGGATGTGTCACCCTATGAGGCCTACAGGAGAGGCATGATAGACAGGAACCAGTATATCCAGCTGCAAGAACTAGAGTGTGATTGGGAGGAAGTCACAACCTTGGGACCCAAAGGGGAAGTTTCTGTCCTCCTTGACAAGAAGAGTGGGAAGCAATACTCCATAGATGATGCCCTGCGGTTTAGGAGGATTACAAAGGAAGAATACCAGCTCTACAAGGAAGGCAAGATCCCCATCTCTGAATTTGCTCTTCTGGTAGCAGGAGAAATTAAGCAGACGTCATCCTTGTCTATTGGTTCAATCATCTCCAGATCTCCAGCTACATCTCCTATGTTCCAACAAAAGCAGAGCTTCTTTCCTCCTGGTCCACAGATGGCCTTCTGTGACGATACTTTTCCTATTGCTGGTGTGTATGACACCACAACTGACAACAAATACAATATCAAATCTGCTCTTGGCAAGAAGCTGGTAGACCCATTGACAGCTCAGAAGCTTCTAGAAGCCCAGGCTGCTACTGGAGGCATTGTTGATCTTCTGTCGCGAGATCGATACTCTGTCCACAAAGCCATCGATAGAGGACTGGTTGAAAACACCTACATGCAGAGGCTGCTGAATGCCCAGAAAGCGTTCACAGGGATTGAAGATCCTGTTACCAAGAGAAGGCTGTCTGTaggagaggcagtccagaaaggGTGGATGACCAAGGACAATGCCTTTCCCTATCTACAGGTCCAACACCTGACTGGAGGGTTAATAGATCCCAAGAAAACTGGTCGTATTCCTGTGTCAGAAGCTACCCAGACAGGCATGCTTAGCAGTGATTTAGCTATGATGCTGGAAGATGAATCCAGCTATGAACAAGATCTTGTTGACCCTATCACCAAAGAGAAAATTCATTACAAAGAGGCCATGGCTCGCTGTAGGAAAGATCCTCTcagtgggctcctcctcctccaagccaGCTCTGATGGGTACCAGTCATACCAGTCAGCAAACCGTTCACCCACCATACCCCGGTTCAGGCACTGA
- the EVPL gene encoding envoplakin isoform X8 has product MLRISFKVASLIGYSENWKSCVGKLQAHQEALKSEWQNFLNLCICQENHLKNIENYRKFYDDVDSVSQSLNKLTNDLDTKYSKFNKDSPGVVSDLIRQLENDEKTVKKAEKNIAELKRRSKEISPLKLRRVHTSQPITVDTICDWDLGDVQLERGEKYTLKDNSNQENWVVQNTSRETKAAPAACFSIPPPDLEAIDRVNRLEGELSTVKQKRATVQNTLRSSHKEPVKSSHQAPVRSDTISEADPQADQLLHKLDTIDDELGQVKKEIFTRMRSPLNYSDPTEDLTRRIRDQEGTTRRFQAIGAEKEAAQKECEAYLSKKPAGTSASQLPVTLNNIKNKYNDVKVLSRLYDDKAKAGLNLENQIENMDKIISTFEAKLSHDGTIPASPNALQNRANELQKLKRDLVKQEDNLLKLNRSLKDAEHSCSAVQNNFQEYCPDLPRQKKEVQLLNDRYHAVADQLDHREKTLRNTSLTYQQFQNSNENLMFWLNNLPRYQVKTTDGPSQINYKLQAQKRLADEIQSKESDKNSVISLSQNVQSVLNDYELQAGKYRSSLDPSLTASSAKRLRVTPLQESIQAQENNVTKLYTETAAENKEQLSRLEFAKKVMDKKEVNEAVQVTHEQVQQSENTAKSLRESEALKSQLEEERSRKTRAEQELEEQRSKLLMLKTQRPIERVEEKEVVKYYRNPSLETELSKISQQTEEEHRKRKALQTEIEMMSNKVLQIEKDKKVVKPQLLTKEVTKIEKDSSLDAQAARLKEEIRHLRDNSSSSSELEQLRKELHLLEQMQPNIREKVVVKEVVKLEKDPEMLKAVRTLQMQIDDDSFKRKSVVNTIVKLKIKIEELEKLIKTAEPKVIVKEVKQVEQDPELLKEASKLQTLTDEERNKNLALASELTELQSKYGVVEKQKPKVEIKERVSEIFRLDPETEEEIARLKRELQEASRKRTRIDQEVETALMELNVLKSQAPTVEFKEVIQEVVKMEKSPEILREIDRLKQQLNDLVNTNGRSQEQLIRLQGERDGWKRERSKVETKLVNKEVVRYENDPLLEKEAERLRQEVRNASQKRRAAEDAIYDLQNKYMLLERRKPEEKVVVQEVVLTQKDPKLRDEHSRLSKSMDDEVNNRRRLEREVQQLRAVVEEKEKLLNFQEDRNKRLALEKEMRQITLRIKEIEESPAPVQEKIIMEEVVKLERDPVLEQSSTNLRVDLDNEKAQVLNVQRECKNLQSQIDVLQKTKSQEKTIYKEVIRVEKDRVLENERARLWDLLSRERTARQNAEEDIRRLKEKIERAEGMKRTWSREEVDLQKTQNVTMQEKANLEDELRELERQKQQKIIFLREQTKLLSQRTENDRQKKMQLGQELSRLESDILTEKDQIYEKERHIRELQSRVNKEELNHETQMRETNLSTKISILDPETGRDVSPYEAYRRGMIDRNQYIQLQELECDWEEVTTLGPKGEVSVLLDKKSGKQYSIDDALRFRRITKEEYQLYKEGKIPISEFALLVAGEIKQTSSLSIGSIISRSPATSPMFQQKQSFFPPGPQMAFCDDTFPIAGVYDTTTDNKYNIKSALGKKLVDPLTAQKLLEAQAATGGIVDLLSRDRYSVHKAIDRGLVENTYMQRLLNAQKAFTGIEDPVTKRRLSVGEAVQKGWMTKDNAFPYLQVQHLTGGLIDPKKTGRIPVSEATQTGMLSSDLAMMLEDESSYEQDLVDPITKEKIHYKEAMARCRKDPLSGLLLLQASSDGYQSYQSANRSPTIPRFRH; this is encoded by the exons AGAGTGAGTGGCAGAATTTTCTCAACTTGTGCATCTGCCAGGAGAATCATCTGAAGAACATAGAGAACTATAGAAAG TTCTATGATGATGTCGATTCTGTGAGCCAGTCTTTAAACAAGTTGACCAATGACCTTGATACAAAATACAGCAAGTTCAACAAGGACAGCCCAGGAGTGGTGTCTGACTTAATCCGTCAGCTGGAG AATGATGAGAAGACTGTGAAAAAAGCTGAGAAGAACATTGCTGAGCTGAAAAGGAGGAGCAAGGAGATCAGTCCTTTGAAACTACGCAGAGTCCACACCTCCCAGCCAATTACTGTGGATACCATCTGTGACTGGGATTTGGGTGAT GTGCAGCTTGAGAGAGGTGAGAAGTACACTTTGAAAGACAACAGCAACCAGGAGAACTGGGTGGTGCAGAACACCAGCAGGGAGACTAAGGCAGCTCCTGCTGCTTGTTTCTCTATCCCACCTCCAGATCTAGAAGCCATAGACAGAGTTAACAG GTTGGAAGGTGAGCTGAGCACAGTGAAGCAGAAGAGAGCTACGGTCCAGAACACGCTGAGAAGCAGCCACAAGGAGCCAGTTAAATCCAGCCATCAAG CTCCAGTCAGAAGCGACACCATATCTGAGGCTGACCCCCAAGCTGACCAGTTGCTCCATAAGCTGGACACAATTGATGATGAGTTGGGCCAGGTCAAGAAGGAAATTTTTACCCGCATGAGGTCACCACTAAATTACAGTGACCCTACAGAGGACCTTACTCGTCGGATCAGAGACCAAGAG ggAACAACAAGGAGATTCCAAGCCATAGGAGCAGAGAAAGAAGCTGCTCAGAAGGAGTGTGAAGCCTATCTTTCCAAGAAGCCTGCTGGCACTTCTGCCTCTCAGCTCCCCGTGACTCTCAACAACATCAAGAACAAATACAATGATGTGAAGGTGCTCTCCAGGCTTTATGATGATAA AGCCAAGGCAGGCCTCAATCTAGAGAATCAGATCGAAAACATGGACAAGATCATCAGCACCTTTGAGGCCAAATTATCTCATGATGGTACTATCCCAGCCTCACCCAATGCACTGCAGAACCGTGCCAATGAACTTCAG AAACTGAAGCGAGATTTAGTTAAACAGGAGGACAACTTGCTGAAATTAAACCGTAGCCTCAAGGATGcagagcacagctgcagtgctgtGCAGAACAACTTCCAAGAGTACTGCCCAGATCTGCCTAGGCAGAAGAAGGAGGTCCAGCTCCTTAATGACCGATATCATGCTGTAGCTGATCAACTGGATCACCG GGAGAAGACACTCCGGAACACCAGCCTCACCTACCAACAGTTCCAGAATTCCAATGAGAACCTGATGTTCTGGCTCAACAATCTGCCCAGGTACCAAGTCAAGACCACAGATGGGCCAAGTCAGATCAACTATAAGCTCCAGGCCCAGAAG AGGCTGGCTGATGAAATCCAGAGCAAAGAATCTGACAAGAATTCCGTAATCAGCTTGTCCCAGAATGTGCAGTCTGTTCTCAAT gattATGAACTTCAGGCAGGAAAATATCGGTCTTCTCTGGACCCTTCTTTAACTGCTTCATCTGCCAAACGCCTCCGGGTTACCCCACTTCAGGAGAGCATCCAGGCTCAG GAAAATAATGTGACAAAGCTCTACACAGAGACAGCTGCTGAGAACAAAGAGCAGCTTAGCCGGCTGGAATTTGCCAAGAAAGTTATGGACAAG AAGGAAGTAAATGAGGCAGTGCAGGTGACACATGAACAGGTTCAGCAGTCTGAAAACACAGCCAAATCACTGAGAGAATCAGAAGCCCTGAAATCTCAGCTGGAAGAGGAAAGAAGCCGGAAGACGAGGGCTGAGCAAGAACTGGAAGAACAGAGAAGCAAACTTCTGATGTTAAAGACCCAGCGGCCTATTGaaagagtggaggagaaagaagtggTGAAGTACTACAGAAATCCATCCCTGGAGACTGAACTGTCTAAAATATCTCAACAAACtgaggaagaacataggaagagaaAGGCCTTGCAGACAGAAATTGAGATGATGAGCAATAAGGTCCTCCAAATTGAGAAAGATAAGAAAGTTGTGAAACCTCAGTTGCTTACTAAAGAGGTTACGAAGATAGAAAAAGACTCAAGCTTAGATGCCCAAGCAGCTAGACTGAAAGAAGAGATCAGGCATCTCCGGGATAATTCAAGTTCCTCCTCTGAACTTGAACAGCTGAGGAAAGAGCTGCATTTGCTGGAGCAGATGCAGCCAAATATCCGAGAGAAAGTGGTGGTCAAAGAGGTGGTCAAGCTAGAGAAGGACCCAGAGATGCTAAAAGCAGTCAGGACATTGCAGATGCAAATTGATGATGACAGTTTCAAGAGGAAATCTGTGGTGAATACAATAGTGAAACTGAAAATCAAAATTGAAGAGCTTGAAAAGCTGATTAAAACAGCTGAACCTAAAGTCATTGTGAAGGAAGTAAAGCAAGTGGAGCAAGACCCAGAGCTTCTAAAGGAGGCTTCCAAACTTCAGACTCTTACTGATGAGGAGAGGAACAAAAACTTGGCACTAGCAAGTGAACTGACAGAGCTGCAGAGTAAATATGGTGTTGTGGAGAAGCAAAAGCCTAAAGTGGAGATTAAAGAAAGAGTTAGTGAGATATTCCGGCTTGACCCAGAAACAGAAGAGGAGATTGCACGTTTGAAGAGAGAGCTCCAAGAAGCTTCAAGAAAAAGGACAAGAATTGACCAGGAAGTGGAAACAGCCTTGATGGAGCTCAATGTTCTCAAGTCTCAAGCACCCACTGTGGAGTTTAAAGAAGTCATCCAAGAGGTGGTGAAGATGGAAAAGAGCCCCGAGATTCTGAGAGAAATAGACCGGTTGAAACAACAGTTGAATGATCTTGTGAATACCAATGGCAGGTCCCAAGAACAGCTGATCAGGCTTCAGGGAGAACGGGATGGGTGGAAGAGGGAAAGATCTAAGGTCGAAACCAAGCTGGTTAACAAGGAAGTAGTCCGATATGAGAATGACCCTCTTTTAGAGAAAGAAGCTGAACGCCTCCGCCAAGAAGTACGCAATGCATCAcaaaagaggagagcagctgaAGATGCTATCTATGATCTGCAAAATAAGTACATGCTTCTGGAGAGGAGAAAGCCTGAGGAAAAAGTGGTGGTCCAAGAAGTAGTTCTTACCCAGAAAGATCCAAAGCTCAGAGATGAGCACAGCAGGCTGAGTAAGAGCATGGATGATGAAGTGAACAACCGTCGGCGCCTCGAACGTGAAGTCCAGCAGCTTCGGGCAGTAGtagaagagaaagagaagttGCTTAACTTCCAAGAAGACAGAAACAAAAGGCTTGCTTTGGAAAAGGAAATGCGGCAGATCACCTTGAGGATAAAGGAAATTGAGGAAAGCCCTGCCCCAGTtcaagagaaaataataatggagGAAGTGGTCAAGTTAGAGAGAGATCCAGTTCTTGAGCAGTCTAGCACCAACCTGCGGGTGGACCTGGATAATGAGAAGGCTCAAGTGCTGAATGTGCAGAGGGAGTGCAAGAACCTTCAATCCCAGATTGACGTTCTGCAAAAAACCAAGTCCCAGGAAAAGACAATCTACAAGGAGGTAATCAGAGTAGAAAAGGATAGAGTACTAGAAAATGAGCGAGCACGTCTCTGGGATCTGCTAAGCCGGGAGCGAACTGCACGGCAGAATGCAGAAGAAGATATTAGGCGTCTGAAGGAAAAGATTGAGAGAGCAGAAGGCATGAAGAGGACTTGGTCCAGAGAAGAGGTTGACCTCCAGAAAACTCAGAATGTGACAATGCAAGAAAAAGCCAATCTTGAGGATGAGTTAAGGGAACTGGAAAGGCAAAAACAACAGAAAATCATCTTCCTTAGGGAACAGACCAAGCTCCTGAGCCAAAGGACAGAGAATGACAGGCAAAAGAAAATGCAGCTTGGTCAAGAGCTTTCTCGCCTTGAATCAGACATACTTACAGAGAAAGACCAGATTTATGAAAAGGAAAGGCATATCCGGGAACTTCAATCCAGAGTCAACAAGGAAGAACTAAATCACGAAACTCAGATGAGAGAGACGAATCTCTCCACAAAGATCTCCATTCTGGATCCAGAGACTGGCAGGGATGTGTCACCCTATGAGGCCTACAGGAGAGGCATGATAGACAGGAACCAGTATATCCAGCTGCAAGAACTAGAGTGTGATTGGGAGGAAGTCACAACCTTGGGACCCAAAGGGGAAGTTTCTGTCCTCCTTGACAAGAAGAGTGGGAAGCAATACTCCATAGATGATGCCCTGCGGTTTAGGAGGATTACAAAGGAAGAATACCAGCTCTACAAGGAAGGCAAGATCCCCATCTCTGAATTTGCTCTTCTGGTAGCAGGAGAAATTAAGCAGACGTCATCCTTGTCTATTGGTTCAATCATCTCCAGATCTCCAGCTACATCTCCTATGTTCCAACAAAAGCAGAGCTTCTTTCCTCCTGGTCCACAGATGGCCTTCTGTGACGATACTTTTCCTATTGCTGGTGTGTATGACACCACAACTGACAACAAATACAATATCAAATCTGCTCTTGGCAAGAAGCTGGTAGACCCATTGACAGCTCAGAAGCTTCTAGAAGCCCAGGCTGCTACTGGAGGCATTGTTGATCTTCTGTCGCGAGATCGATACTCTGTCCACAAAGCCATCGATAGAGGACTGGTTGAAAACACCTACATGCAGAGGCTGCTGAATGCCCAGAAAGCGTTCACAGGGATTGAAGATCCTGTTACCAAGAGAAGGCTGTCTGTaggagaggcagtccagaaaggGTGGATGACCAAGGACAATGCCTTTCCCTATCTACAGGTCCAACACCTGACTGGAGGGTTAATAGATCCCAAGAAAACTGGTCGTATTCCTGTGTCAGAAGCTACCCAGACAGGCATGCTTAGCAGTGATTTAGCTATGATGCTGGAAGATGAATCCAGCTATGAACAAGATCTTGTTGACCCTATCACCAAAGAGAAAATTCATTACAAAGAGGCCATGGCTCGCTGTAGGAAAGATCCTCTcagtgggctcctcctcctccaagccaGCTCTGATGGGTACCAGTCATACCAGTCAGCAAACCGTTCACCCACCATACCCCGGTTCAGGCACTGA